Proteins from a genomic interval of Danio rerio strain Tuebingen ecotype United States chromosome 4, GRCz12tu, whole genome shotgun sequence:
- the LOC108183630 gene encoding uncharacterized protein isoform X4, with product MCPMLQRLQPACASPDGRSQGGQLGREAAASRAGRRPRGHAEDTVPGPGMSPDASPPRQALEAARGALDLGKERGYGEGETPESSSGVAVAAVHPACNPCRVPASIVLRGGAGLGGPRGRPPVRRPRLQARHRAHTGSAHGPGETGYQDAVHPAPNHTPLPRAKEGRRGEKEEEEGQENQVASCTTASRARGGRRSDAPRASGGFGAHCLPVPGPRPRAELSIFQARHCRSAGCVASGKLTLGCARSTDLLLGEFEGYQLGSEPTPRLRNNVTSKLGRIKAFLGYMARGTAEPGDFLFLNQPARIRAWAARLGQTRMAEPTRQHYLKNVAQFLDYLSETPPAACQLSSTALVLIRREVRALIRGIRRRVVVHEVRTKQAKESRLIPKASLVRCHRTAGRKIPALLDSLESNPSTRQQWRFYGFLTGYLTSISGHRCGVFQNLTIQEVEEASRSPDESAYVINITTHKTNRAFGAAQLSLNREEYSWFRRFLALRAGLPGGSQATYFFFTSRASPCRTLNKYFQSAWLSMGLPGKPTFTDVRTAIATHAKNAHSSEDRRKVAQFMCHDTSTSDKFYALHLGPLQARERRRLFERALVEEEEEEEDGEAAGTESPPRKGRKRTETSVSPLEGTSRRTLPWRPAKGKSQGARPLEQTEDSESS from the exons ATGTGCCCTATGCTTCAACGTCTACAGCCGGCTTGCGCCTCACCTGACGGCCGTTCACAAGGTGGCCAACTCGGACGAGAAGCGGCTGCTTCTCGCGCTGGCCGCCGGCCGCGTGGACACGCGGAAGACACCGTGCCCGGTCCCGGGATGTCGCCGGACGCCAGCCCGCCTAGACAGGCACTTGAGGCAGCACGCGGAGCTCTCGACCTCGGGAAGGAAAGAGGCTATGGGGAGGGCGAAACGCCGGAAAGTAGCTCGGGAGTTGCAGTGGCTGCGGTCCACCCAGCCTGCAATCCCTGTCGTGTCCCAGCTAGCATCGTCCTCCGAGGGGGAGCGGGACTCGGAGGACCCAGAGGCCGGCCGCCCGTGCGCCGACCGCGGCTGCAGGCGCGCCACCGAGCGCATACAGGCTCAGCTCACGGACCTGGGGAAACAGGTTACCAAGATGCGGTCCACCCTGCTCCAAATCACACGCCTCTACCGAGAGCTAAGGAAGGGAGAAggggggagaaggaggaggaagagggccAGGAGAACCAGGTCGCCTCCTGCACCACCGCCTCCCGGGCGAGGGGCGGCCGGAGGTCCGACGCCCCCCGAGCCTCCGGAGGCTTTGGAGCCCACTGCCTACCCGTTCCCGGACCACGTCCCCGCGCTGAGTTGAGTATATTTCAGGCACGTCACTGTCGCTCTGCTGGGTGTGTGGCTTCGGGGAAGTTGACTCTTGGTTGTGCTCGTTCCACAGACCTTCTCTTGGGGGAGTTCGAAGGGTACCAACTGGGCAGCGAGCCCACCCCCCGCCTGCGGAACAACGTCACTTCGAAGCTGGGGAGAATCAAAGCCTTCCTTGGTTACATGGCCAGGGGCACCGCGGAGCCAGGGGACTTCCTCTTCCTCAACCAACCAGCCCGAATCCGAGCGTGGGCCGCCCGGCTAGGTCAGACGCGCATGGCCGAGCCCACCAGGCAGCACTACCTGAAGAACGTGGCTCAGTTCCTAGACTACCTCTCGGAGACGCCGCCGGCCGCCTGTCAGCTCTCCAGCACGGCTCTGGTTCTGATTCGAAGGGAGGTCAGAGCCCTCATCCGCGGCATACGCCGGCGTGTCGTCGTGCACGAGGTAAGGACCAAGCAGGCGAAGGAAAGCCGACTGATCCCCAAGGCCAGTCTGGTGCGCTGTCACCGGACCGCTGGGAGGAAAATTCCCGCCCTGCTAG ATAGCCTCGAATCCAACCCAAGCACTAGGCAACAGTGGCGCTTCTATGGCTTTCTGACTGGCTACCTAACCTCCATCTCTGGGCACCGCTGTGGAGTCTTCCAGAATCTCACAATCCAGGAGGTTGAAGAGGCCTCCAGAAGCCCCGACGAGTCTGCTTATGTCATTAAC ATTACcactcacaaaacaaacagagcCTTTGGGGCGGCTCAGCTGTCCCTAAACAGGGAGGAATACAGCTGGTTCCGCAGGTTTTTGGCGCTGCGGGCTGGTCTCCCCGGAGGGAGCCAGGCTAcctatttctttttcacttccaGAGCCAGTCCTTGTCGGACCCTGAACAAGTACTTTCAGTCTGCTTGGCTCAGTATGGGCCTTCCAGGCAAACCCACCTTTACTGACGTACGCACTGCGATCGCGACTCAT GCAAAGAATGCACACTCTTCAGaggatcgccgcaaggtggcgcaattcatgtgccatgacacttcaacctcagataagttctacgcacttcacctcggacctctccaagcacgcgagcgccgcagactctttgaaagggccctggtggaggaggaggaggaggaggaggatggggagGCAGCGGGCACTGAAAGCCCCCCGCGGAAAGGGCGCAAGAGGACAGAGACTTCCGTCTCTCCCCTG GAGGGAACCAGCAGGAGGACGCTGCCATGGCGCCCTGCCAAAGGGAAAAGCCAGGGCGCTCGCCCGCTCGAACAAACAGAAGACTCTGAATCgtcctga
- the LOC108183630 gene encoding uncharacterized protein isoform X5, whose protein sequence is MAECALCFNVYSRLAPHLTAVHKVANSDEKRLLLALAAGRVDTRKTPCPVPGCRRTPARLDRHLRQHAELSTSGRKEAMGRAKRRKVARELQWLRSTQPAIPVVSQLASSSEGERDSEDPEAGRPCADRGCRRATERIQAQLTDLGKQVTKMRSTLLQITRLYRELRKGEGGRRRRKRARRTRSPPAPPPPGRGAAGGPTPPEPPEALEPTAYPFPDHVPALNLLLGEFEGYQLGSEPTPRLRNNVTSKLGRIKAFLGYMARGTAEPGDFLFLNQPARIRAWAARLGQTRMAEPTRQHYLKNVAQFLDYLSETPPAACQLSSTALVLIRREVRALIRGIRRRVVVHEVRTKQAKESRLIPKASLVRCHRTAGRKIPALLDSLESNPSTRQQWRFYGFLTGYLTSISGHRCGVFQNLTIQEVEEASRSPDESAYVINITTHKTNRAFGAAQLSLNREEYSWFRRFLALRAGLPGGSQATYFFFTSRASPCRTLNKYFQSAWLSMGLPGKPTFTDVRTAIATHAKNAHSSEDRRKVAQFMCHDTSTSDKFYALHLGPLQARERRRLFERALVEEEEEEEDGEAAGTESPPRKGRKRTETSVSPLEGTSRRTLPWRPAKGKSQGARPLEQTEDSESS, encoded by the exons ATGGCTGAATGTGCCCTATGCTTCAACGTCTACAGCCGGCTTGCGCCTCACCTGACGGCCGTTCACAAGGTGGCCAACTCGGACGAGAAGCGGCTGCTTCTCGCGCTGGCCGCCGGCCGCGTGGACACGCGGAAGACACCGTGCCCGGTCCCGGGATGTCGCCGGACGCCAGCCCGCCTAGACAGGCACTTGAGGCAGCACGCGGAGCTCTCGACCTCGGGAAGGAAAGAGGCTATGGGGAGGGCGAAACGCCGGAAAGTAGCTCGGGAGTTGCAGTGGCTGCGGTCCACCCAGCCTGCAATCCCTGTCGTGTCCCAGCTAGCATCGTCCTCCGAGGGGGAGCGGGACTCGGAGGACCCAGAGGCCGGCCGCCCGTGCGCCGACCGCGGCTGCAGGCGCGCCACCGAGCGCATACAGGCTCAGCTCACGGACCTGGGGAAACAGGTTACCAAGATGCGGTCCACCCTGCTCCAAATCACACGCCTCTACCGAGAGCTAAGGAAGGGAGAAggggggagaaggaggaggaagagggccAGGAGAACCAGGTCGCCTCCTGCACCACCGCCTCCCGGGCGAGGGGCGGCCGGAGGTCCGACGCCCCCCGAGCCTCCGGAGGCTTTGGAGCCCACTGCCTACCCGTTCCCGGACCACGTCCCCGCGCTGA ACCTTCTCTTGGGGGAGTTCGAAGGGTACCAACTGGGCAGCGAGCCCACCCCCCGCCTGCGGAACAACGTCACTTCGAAGCTGGGGAGAATCAAAGCCTTCCTTGGTTACATGGCCAGGGGCACCGCGGAGCCAGGGGACTTCCTCTTCCTCAACCAACCAGCCCGAATCCGAGCGTGGGCCGCCCGGCTAGGTCAGACGCGCATGGCCGAGCCCACCAGGCAGCACTACCTGAAGAACGTGGCTCAGTTCCTAGACTACCTCTCGGAGACGCCGCCGGCCGCCTGTCAGCTCTCCAGCACGGCTCTGGTTCTGATTCGAAGGGAGGTCAGAGCCCTCATCCGCGGCATACGCCGGCGTGTCGTCGTGCACGAGGTAAGGACCAAGCAGGCGAAGGAAAGCCGACTGATCCCCAAGGCCAGTCTGGTGCGCTGTCACCGGACCGCTGGGAGGAAAATTCCCGCCCTGCTAG ATAGCCTCGAATCCAACCCAAGCACTAGGCAACAGTGGCGCTTCTATGGCTTTCTGACTGGCTACCTAACCTCCATCTCTGGGCACCGCTGTGGAGTCTTCCAGAATCTCACAATCCAGGAGGTTGAAGAGGCCTCCAGAAGCCCCGACGAGTCTGCTTATGTCATTAAC ATTACcactcacaaaacaaacagagcCTTTGGGGCGGCTCAGCTGTCCCTAAACAGGGAGGAATACAGCTGGTTCCGCAGGTTTTTGGCGCTGCGGGCTGGTCTCCCCGGAGGGAGCCAGGCTAcctatttctttttcacttccaGAGCCAGTCCTTGTCGGACCCTGAACAAGTACTTTCAGTCTGCTTGGCTCAGTATGGGCCTTCCAGGCAAACCCACCTTTACTGACGTACGCACTGCGATCGCGACTCAT GCAAAGAATGCACACTCTTCAGaggatcgccgcaaggtggcgcaattcatgtgccatgacacttcaacctcagataagttctacgcacttcacctcggacctctccaagcacgcgagcgccgcagactctttgaaagggccctggtggaggaggaggaggaggaggaggatggggagGCAGCGGGCACTGAAAGCCCCCCGCGGAAAGGGCGCAAGAGGACAGAGACTTCCGTCTCTCCCCTG GAGGGAACCAGCAGGAGGACGCTGCCATGGCGCCCTGCCAAAGGGAAAAGCCAGGGCGCTCGCCCGCTCGAACAAACAGAAGACTCTGAATCgtcctga
- the LOC108183630 gene encoding uncharacterized protein isoform X3, whose protein sequence is MAECALCFNVYSRLAPHLTAVHKVANSDEKRLLLALAAGRVDTRKTPCPVPGCRRTPARLDRHLRQHAELSTSGRKEAMGRAKRRKVARELQWLRSTQPAIPVVSQLASSSEGERDSEDPEAGRPCADRGCRRATERIQAQLTDLGKQVTKMRSTLLQITRLYRELRKGEGGRRRRKRARRTRSPPAPPPPGRGAAGGPTPPEPPEALEPTAYPFPDHVPALNLLLGEFEGYQLGSEPTPRLRNNVTSKLGRIKAFLGYMARGTAEPGDFLFLNQPARIRAWAARLGQTRMAEPTRQHYLKNVAQFLDYLSETPPAACQLSSTALVLIRREVRALIRGIRRRVVVHEVRTKQAKESRLIPKASLVRCHRTAGRKIPALLDSLESNPSTRQQWRFYGFLTGYLTSISGHRCGVFQNLTIQEVEEASRSPDESAYVINITTHKTNRAFGAAQLSLNREEYSWFRRFLALRAGLPGGSQATYFFFTSRASPCRTLNKYFQSAWLSMGLPGKPTFTDVRTAIATHVSRHCDAPVTTSGGFYPNQASVSLRRRQRMHTLQRIAARWRNSCAMTLQPQISSTHFTSDLSKHASAADSLKGPWWRRRRRRRMGRQRALKAPRGKGARGQRLPSLPWREPAGGRCHGALPKGKARALARSNKQKTLNRPE, encoded by the exons ATGGCTGAATGTGCCCTATGCTTCAACGTCTACAGCCGGCTTGCGCCTCACCTGACGGCCGTTCACAAGGTGGCCAACTCGGACGAGAAGCGGCTGCTTCTCGCGCTGGCCGCCGGCCGCGTGGACACGCGGAAGACACCGTGCCCGGTCCCGGGATGTCGCCGGACGCCAGCCCGCCTAGACAGGCACTTGAGGCAGCACGCGGAGCTCTCGACCTCGGGAAGGAAAGAGGCTATGGGGAGGGCGAAACGCCGGAAAGTAGCTCGGGAGTTGCAGTGGCTGCGGTCCACCCAGCCTGCAATCCCTGTCGTGTCCCAGCTAGCATCGTCCTCCGAGGGGGAGCGGGACTCGGAGGACCCAGAGGCCGGCCGCCCGTGCGCCGACCGCGGCTGCAGGCGCGCCACCGAGCGCATACAGGCTCAGCTCACGGACCTGGGGAAACAGGTTACCAAGATGCGGTCCACCCTGCTCCAAATCACACGCCTCTACCGAGAGCTAAGGAAGGGAGAAggggggagaaggaggaggaagagggccAGGAGAACCAGGTCGCCTCCTGCACCACCGCCTCCCGGGCGAGGGGCGGCCGGAGGTCCGACGCCCCCCGAGCCTCCGGAGGCTTTGGAGCCCACTGCCTACCCGTTCCCGGACCACGTCCCCGCGCTGA ACCTTCTCTTGGGGGAGTTCGAAGGGTACCAACTGGGCAGCGAGCCCACCCCCCGCCTGCGGAACAACGTCACTTCGAAGCTGGGGAGAATCAAAGCCTTCCTTGGTTACATGGCCAGGGGCACCGCGGAGCCAGGGGACTTCCTCTTCCTCAACCAACCAGCCCGAATCCGAGCGTGGGCCGCCCGGCTAGGTCAGACGCGCATGGCCGAGCCCACCAGGCAGCACTACCTGAAGAACGTGGCTCAGTTCCTAGACTACCTCTCGGAGACGCCGCCGGCCGCCTGTCAGCTCTCCAGCACGGCTCTGGTTCTGATTCGAAGGGAGGTCAGAGCCCTCATCCGCGGCATACGCCGGCGTGTCGTCGTGCACGAGGTAAGGACCAAGCAGGCGAAGGAAAGCCGACTGATCCCCAAGGCCAGTCTGGTGCGCTGTCACCGGACCGCTGGGAGGAAAATTCCCGCCCTGCTAG ATAGCCTCGAATCCAACCCAAGCACTAGGCAACAGTGGCGCTTCTATGGCTTTCTGACTGGCTACCTAACCTCCATCTCTGGGCACCGCTGTGGAGTCTTCCAGAATCTCACAATCCAGGAGGTTGAAGAGGCCTCCAGAAGCCCCGACGAGTCTGCTTATGTCATTAAC ATTACcactcacaaaacaaacagagcCTTTGGGGCGGCTCAGCTGTCCCTAAACAGGGAGGAATACAGCTGGTTCCGCAGGTTTTTGGCGCTGCGGGCTGGTCTCCCCGGAGGGAGCCAGGCTAcctatttctttttcacttccaGAGCCAGTCCTTGTCGGACCCTGAACAAGTACTTTCAGTCTGCTTGGCTCAGTATGGGCCTTCCAGGCAAACCCACCTTTACTGACGTACGCACTGCGATCGCGACTCATGTGAGTAGGCATTGTGACGCCCCTGTAACTACCAGCGGCGGCTTCTATCCTAATCAAGCTTCTGTCTCTCTCCGACGCAGGCAAAGAATGCACACTCTTCAGaggatcgccgcaaggtggcgcaattcatgtgccatgacacttcaacctcagataagttctacgcacttcacctcggacctctccaagcacgcgagcgccgcagactctttgaaagggccctggtggaggaggaggaggaggaggaggatggggagGCAGCGGGCACTGAAAGCCCCCCGCGGAAAGGGCGCAAGAGGACAGAGACTTCCGTCTCTCCCCTG GAGGGAACCAGCAGGAGGACGCTGCCATGGCGCCCTGCCAAAGGGAAAAGCCAGGGCGCTCGCCCGCTCGAACAAACAGAAGACTCTGAATCgtcctgaataa
- the LOC108183630 gene encoding uncharacterized protein isoform X2: MCPMLQRLQPACASPDGRSQGGQLGREAAASRAGRRPRGHAEDTVPGPGMSPDASPPRQALEAARGALDLGKERGYGEGETPESSSGVAVAAVHPACNPCRVPASIVLRGGAGLGGPRGRPPVRRPRLQARHRAHTGSAHGPGETGYQDAVHPAPNHTPLPRAKEGRRGEKEEEEGQENQVASCTTASRARGGRRSDAPRASGGFGAHCLPVPGPRPRAELSIFQARHCRSAGCVASGKLTLGCARSTDLLLGEFEGYQLGSEPTPRLRNNVTSKLGRIKAFLGYMARGTAEPGDFLFLNQPARIRAWAARLGQTRMAEPTRQHYLKNVAQFLDYLSETPPAACQLSSTALVLIRREVRALIRGIRRRVVVHEVRTKQAKESRLIPKASLVRCHRTAGRKIPALLDSLESNPSTRQQWRFYGFLTGYLTSISGHRCGVFQNLTIQEVEEASRSPDESAYVINITTHKTNRAFGAAQLSLNREEYSWFRRFLALRAGLPGGSQATYFFFTSRASPCRTLNKYFQSAWLSMGLPGKPTFTDVRTAIATHAKNAHSSEDRRKVAQFMCHDTSTSDKFYALHLGPLQARERRRLFERALVEEEEEEEDGEAAGTESPPRKGRKRTETSVSPLVKITFSLAWTAERMALANFPLCVSFPGGNQQEDAAMAPCQREKPGRSPARTNRRL, translated from the exons ATGTGCCCTATGCTTCAACGTCTACAGCCGGCTTGCGCCTCACCTGACGGCCGTTCACAAGGTGGCCAACTCGGACGAGAAGCGGCTGCTTCTCGCGCTGGCCGCCGGCCGCGTGGACACGCGGAAGACACCGTGCCCGGTCCCGGGATGTCGCCGGACGCCAGCCCGCCTAGACAGGCACTTGAGGCAGCACGCGGAGCTCTCGACCTCGGGAAGGAAAGAGGCTATGGGGAGGGCGAAACGCCGGAAAGTAGCTCGGGAGTTGCAGTGGCTGCGGTCCACCCAGCCTGCAATCCCTGTCGTGTCCCAGCTAGCATCGTCCTCCGAGGGGGAGCGGGACTCGGAGGACCCAGAGGCCGGCCGCCCGTGCGCCGACCGCGGCTGCAGGCGCGCCACCGAGCGCATACAGGCTCAGCTCACGGACCTGGGGAAACAGGTTACCAAGATGCGGTCCACCCTGCTCCAAATCACACGCCTCTACCGAGAGCTAAGGAAGGGAGAAggggggagaaggaggaggaagagggccAGGAGAACCAGGTCGCCTCCTGCACCACCGCCTCCCGGGCGAGGGGCGGCCGGAGGTCCGACGCCCCCCGAGCCTCCGGAGGCTTTGGAGCCCACTGCCTACCCGTTCCCGGACCACGTCCCCGCGCTGAGTTGAGTATATTTCAGGCACGTCACTGTCGCTCTGCTGGGTGTGTGGCTTCGGGGAAGTTGACTCTTGGTTGTGCTCGTTCCACAGACCTTCTCTTGGGGGAGTTCGAAGGGTACCAACTGGGCAGCGAGCCCACCCCCCGCCTGCGGAACAACGTCACTTCGAAGCTGGGGAGAATCAAAGCCTTCCTTGGTTACATGGCCAGGGGCACCGCGGAGCCAGGGGACTTCCTCTTCCTCAACCAACCAGCCCGAATCCGAGCGTGGGCCGCCCGGCTAGGTCAGACGCGCATGGCCGAGCCCACCAGGCAGCACTACCTGAAGAACGTGGCTCAGTTCCTAGACTACCTCTCGGAGACGCCGCCGGCCGCCTGTCAGCTCTCCAGCACGGCTCTGGTTCTGATTCGAAGGGAGGTCAGAGCCCTCATCCGCGGCATACGCCGGCGTGTCGTCGTGCACGAGGTAAGGACCAAGCAGGCGAAGGAAAGCCGACTGATCCCCAAGGCCAGTCTGGTGCGCTGTCACCGGACCGCTGGGAGGAAAATTCCCGCCCTGCTAG ATAGCCTCGAATCCAACCCAAGCACTAGGCAACAGTGGCGCTTCTATGGCTTTCTGACTGGCTACCTAACCTCCATCTCTGGGCACCGCTGTGGAGTCTTCCAGAATCTCACAATCCAGGAGGTTGAAGAGGCCTCCAGAAGCCCCGACGAGTCTGCTTATGTCATTAAC ATTACcactcacaaaacaaacagagcCTTTGGGGCGGCTCAGCTGTCCCTAAACAGGGAGGAATACAGCTGGTTCCGCAGGTTTTTGGCGCTGCGGGCTGGTCTCCCCGGAGGGAGCCAGGCTAcctatttctttttcacttccaGAGCCAGTCCTTGTCGGACCCTGAACAAGTACTTTCAGTCTGCTTGGCTCAGTATGGGCCTTCCAGGCAAACCCACCTTTACTGACGTACGCACTGCGATCGCGACTCAT GCAAAGAATGCACACTCTTCAGaggatcgccgcaaggtggcgcaattcatgtgccatgacacttcaacctcagataagttctacgcacttcacctcggacctctccaagcacgcgagcgccgcagactctttgaaagggccctggtggaggaggaggaggaggaggaggatggggagGCAGCGGGCACTGAAAGCCCCCCGCGGAAAGGGCGCAAGAGGACAGAGACTTCCGTCTCTCCCCTGGTAAAAATCACATTCTCTTTGGCGTGGACAGCAGAACGTATGGCATTGGCTAACTTCCCTTTATGTGTCTCTTTTCCAGGAGGGAACCAGCAGGAGGACGCTGCCATGGCGCCCTGCCAAAGGGAAAAGCCAGGGCGCTCGCCCGCTCGAACAAACAGAAGACTCTGA
- the LOC108183630 gene encoding uncharacterized protein isoform X1: protein MCPMLQRLQPACASPDGRSQGGQLGREAAASRAGRRPRGHAEDTVPGPGMSPDASPPRQALEAARGALDLGKERGYGEGETPESSSGVAVAAVHPACNPCRVPASIVLRGGAGLGGPRGRPPVRRPRLQARHRAHTGSAHGPGETGYQDAVHPAPNHTPLPRAKEGRRGEKEEEEGQENQVASCTTASRARGGRRSDAPRASGGFGAHCLPVPGPRPRAELSIFQARHCRSAGCVASGKLTLGCARSTDLLLGEFEGYQLGSEPTPRLRNNVTSKLGRIKAFLGYMARGTAEPGDFLFLNQPARIRAWAARLGQTRMAEPTRQHYLKNVAQFLDYLSETPPAACQLSSTALVLIRREVRALIRGIRRRVVVHEVRTKQAKESRLIPKASLVRCHRTAGRKIPALLDSLESNPSTRQQWRFYGFLTGYLTSISGHRCGVFQNLTIQEVEEASRSPDESAYVINITTHKTNRAFGAAQLSLNREEYSWFRRFLALRAGLPGGSQATYFFFTSRASPCRTLNKYFQSAWLSMGLPGKPTFTDVRTAIATHVSRHCDAPVTTSGGFYPNQASVSLRRRQRMHTLQRIAARWRNSCAMTLQPQISSTHFTSDLSKHASAADSLKGPWWRRRRRRRMGRQRALKAPRGKGARGQRLPSLPWREPAGGRCHGALPKGKARALARSNKQKTLNRPE from the exons ATGTGCCCTATGCTTCAACGTCTACAGCCGGCTTGCGCCTCACCTGACGGCCGTTCACAAGGTGGCCAACTCGGACGAGAAGCGGCTGCTTCTCGCGCTGGCCGCCGGCCGCGTGGACACGCGGAAGACACCGTGCCCGGTCCCGGGATGTCGCCGGACGCCAGCCCGCCTAGACAGGCACTTGAGGCAGCACGCGGAGCTCTCGACCTCGGGAAGGAAAGAGGCTATGGGGAGGGCGAAACGCCGGAAAGTAGCTCGGGAGTTGCAGTGGCTGCGGTCCACCCAGCCTGCAATCCCTGTCGTGTCCCAGCTAGCATCGTCCTCCGAGGGGGAGCGGGACTCGGAGGACCCAGAGGCCGGCCGCCCGTGCGCCGACCGCGGCTGCAGGCGCGCCACCGAGCGCATACAGGCTCAGCTCACGGACCTGGGGAAACAGGTTACCAAGATGCGGTCCACCCTGCTCCAAATCACACGCCTCTACCGAGAGCTAAGGAAGGGAGAAggggggagaaggaggaggaagagggccAGGAGAACCAGGTCGCCTCCTGCACCACCGCCTCCCGGGCGAGGGGCGGCCGGAGGTCCGACGCCCCCCGAGCCTCCGGAGGCTTTGGAGCCCACTGCCTACCCGTTCCCGGACCACGTCCCCGCGCTGAGTTGAGTATATTTCAGGCACGTCACTGTCGCTCTGCTGGGTGTGTGGCTTCGGGGAAGTTGACTCTTGGTTGTGCTCGTTCCACAGACCTTCTCTTGGGGGAGTTCGAAGGGTACCAACTGGGCAGCGAGCCCACCCCCCGCCTGCGGAACAACGTCACTTCGAAGCTGGGGAGAATCAAAGCCTTCCTTGGTTACATGGCCAGGGGCACCGCGGAGCCAGGGGACTTCCTCTTCCTCAACCAACCAGCCCGAATCCGAGCGTGGGCCGCCCGGCTAGGTCAGACGCGCATGGCCGAGCCCACCAGGCAGCACTACCTGAAGAACGTGGCTCAGTTCCTAGACTACCTCTCGGAGACGCCGCCGGCCGCCTGTCAGCTCTCCAGCACGGCTCTGGTTCTGATTCGAAGGGAGGTCAGAGCCCTCATCCGCGGCATACGCCGGCGTGTCGTCGTGCACGAGGTAAGGACCAAGCAGGCGAAGGAAAGCCGACTGATCCCCAAGGCCAGTCTGGTGCGCTGTCACCGGACCGCTGGGAGGAAAATTCCCGCCCTGCTAG ATAGCCTCGAATCCAACCCAAGCACTAGGCAACAGTGGCGCTTCTATGGCTTTCTGACTGGCTACCTAACCTCCATCTCTGGGCACCGCTGTGGAGTCTTCCAGAATCTCACAATCCAGGAGGTTGAAGAGGCCTCCAGAAGCCCCGACGAGTCTGCTTATGTCATTAAC ATTACcactcacaaaacaaacagagcCTTTGGGGCGGCTCAGCTGTCCCTAAACAGGGAGGAATACAGCTGGTTCCGCAGGTTTTTGGCGCTGCGGGCTGGTCTCCCCGGAGGGAGCCAGGCTAcctatttctttttcacttccaGAGCCAGTCCTTGTCGGACCCTGAACAAGTACTTTCAGTCTGCTTGGCTCAGTATGGGCCTTCCAGGCAAACCCACCTTTACTGACGTACGCACTGCGATCGCGACTCATGTGAGTAGGCATTGTGACGCCCCTGTAACTACCAGCGGCGGCTTCTATCCTAATCAAGCTTCTGTCTCTCTCCGACGCAGGCAAAGAATGCACACTCTTCAGaggatcgccgcaaggtggcgcaattcatgtgccatgacacttcaacctcagataagttctacgcacttcacctcggacctctccaagcacgcgagcgccgcagactctttgaaagggccctggtggaggaggaggaggaggaggaggatggggagGCAGCGGGCACTGAAAGCCCCCCGCGGAAAGGGCGCAAGAGGACAGAGACTTCCGTCTCTCCCCTG GAGGGAACCAGCAGGAGGACGCTGCCATGGCGCCCTGCCAAAGGGAAAAGCCAGGGCGCTCGCCCGCTCGAACAAACAGAAGACTCTGAATCgtcctgaataa
- the LOC108183637 gene encoding uncharacterized protein, protein MCCCRSKQLIDIIMPPDGYSVNFLKNRSSLNKAVAYVVPLQCNLPLNGDHQKEDSMGQGEPLQQTCVNCKQVVPLYVMESHRIQCNTSSSKSPYPSTMEADMAEVARRLSQRCELHPGTQMEFRSFCVATLVWPHHLGPGSIRELKVREWLGWRPEGDAVILTLPSKAVSLRRKEEEWLECYFRHVQPLCLKAQASGTDDRGCFFLGSVRTPPH, encoded by the exons ATGTGTTGCTGCAGGAGCAAGCAACTCATTGATATTATTATGCCACCAGATGGTTATTCAGTAAACTTTCTCAAGAACAGAAGCAGTTTAAACAAAGCTGTGGCGTACGTTGTTCCTCTGCAATGTAACCTTCCTCTGAATGGTGATCATCAAAAG GAAGACAGTATGGGACAAGGGGAGCCTTTGCAGCAAACATGTGTGAACTGCAAACAGGTAGTTCCACTATATGTTATGGAAAGTCACAGAATACAATGTAACACAAG CAGCAGCAAAAGCCCCTACCCCTCCACAATGGAGGCGGATATGGCTGAGGTTGCCCGTCGCCTCAGCCAGCGGTGCGAGCTGCATCCCGGGACCCAGATGGAATTTCGCAGCTTCTGCGTGGCCACACTAGTGTGGCCACACCATCTGGGTCCTGGAAGCATTAGGGAGCTTAAG GTGCGGGAGTGGCTGGGCTGGCGGCCAGAGGGAGACGCTGTCATTCTGACGCTTCCCAGCAAAGCCGTGAGCCTGAGGCGGAAAGAGGAAGAG TGGCTGGAGTGCTATTTCAGGCACGTCCAGCCACTCTGCCTTAAGGCTCAGGCTTCGGGAACGGATGACAGAGGATGCTTCTTCCTTGGAAGCGTCAGGACTCCCCCTCACTAA